The Deinococcus sp. YIM 134068 sequence AGGTCGGCACCGCCCACGTCGCTCACAGAGAGGGTGAGCGGTGCGAGCGGTGCCCCTGCTTCCTCCCCTTTCAACAGCTCCAGCGCCCGTCTGATGCTGGGTGCCTCTCCTTCCGCCACCATCACGCGGGCCATCTCTACGGCCTCCACAGCGGGCAAGGGCCATAGCCGAGACGGGGAGCCGGGTGGACGGGGGAGAGGACCGTGGACCTCCTCGTAGGTCACGGCGAGACGCCGGAGGCCTGCGGGGCTGACCTCCAGCCGTTCCCCTACCTGAGCGGGTGTCAGCGTGAGGGGGAGTTCATGCACATCTTCAGCCTAACCGAGGGTGAGCGGCGCTCGTGGCGCTCACCGCACGGGGCGCTCGTGGCGCTCAGAGCGCCGCTCAATCGTACATATCAAGGCTTTTCACCGTGTAGGTCGGCTGAATGTATGGTCGCACTTCATTCTCAGGGATGATGATGCATCGCCCTGACATGTCGCTTTGCAGCATCCACCAACGGTAGTAGTAGGGCCAGCGTTCATGCCAGGGGAGCAGACCACCCACCATGACTAACCGCCACGGTCCTACCAGCCAGTGCTTGAAGTGCTCGTCCAAGACGACTGTAGTAGTCCGCTTCCACTCACGGGCTTTCCAGTCGTACCAACTTCCGGGAGTTTCGTACCGCCTCCCTAGCTCGGCGCGTGGCATATCTCAGGTTACATCCACAAACGATCAGTTTTGAACGAGGTCAGGCGGGCACCCGAAACACGCGGTCCCCGCCAAGCTGAGCCGATACAAAAACAGTTTCATAACTCAGAGTTCGTAAACGTGTTAGGTTGGGGCATGCGAATCGGGTACGGACGAGTCTCCACCCGCGAACAGAGCCTAGACCGTCAGCTCGACGCACTCCGGGAGGCGGGCTGTGAGCGCGTGTACGTGGACAAAATCAGCACGCGGAAGGACTTCCAGCGGCGCGCGGAGTGGGTCCGGATGTGGGACACACTCCGCGAGGGGGACACTCTGCTCGTTCACGAACTGGACCGGATGGGCCGCGACGTGCGCGACCTGCTGGAGATCGTGCGCCAGTTGGAGGCGCGCGGCGTCCAGCTCGTCATCCTCTCCGGCATGTTCAACGGCATGAACACCTCTACGCCGCTCGGCAAGCTCCTCTTTCAAATGGCGGCGGCTTTCGGGCAGTACGAACGGGACGTGAACCGTTCACGCACACTGGACGGCCTGAGAGCGGCGCGTGAGCGCGGCTCGGTGGGAGGACGCCGTAACAAGCTCTCGCCCGAAGACGCGGCCCTCTGTGTGTCCCTGTATCGTGACCCTAATGTGTCGGTCGCAAGTATTGCGCGCCGCTTCGGCGTTTCGACCCTTACAGTTCGCCGTTACGTGGCGAGAGCAGAGGGTTCAAAGATCGATAAGTCTGAAGTTTCGGGCAGTTCTGTCCGGTTGGGTGCTATAACCGATGAGGCGAGCATCCCCCGAAATGACGATCTTAGCGGCCAACCTCAAACGCCACCGGAAGGCCCGGAGGTTGACGCGCGTGGAGGTCGAGAAGGCAACCGGGGTAGCCGAGGACGTGCTGAGGCGGTATGAGAACGACCCCGGCCTCGACGCCTACCTGCTGCCTATCGTCAAGCTCGCCCGCTTCTACTCAACCACCGTGGAGGACCTGCTGACCGACCCCGACCCCACAATTCCTAAGCACCAATTCAACAAAAAGCCGCCTACAACAAAATAAAAACCCTCAGCGTCCGGCCAGACAAGTCTGAGGGGAACCGAGGTGAGTTCCCATGAACGATAGCACGCCGTTTGCTCAGCAGTCAGGACCTTGTAACAACGACCGGACAATACTGCCCGGAAATGACCGCCCTCAGACCCTCCCCTGCATGTTCGCCCCGCTCTGTCCGCAATTCGCGCCAGACCGGGGCGAACGTCGTTCCTCCCCGGATGAAGGCATGACAGAGCGAGAGTCAGAAGCCTTCTGGGCATGGGTGCGCGGATGAAAGAGGCCCGTTCTTGAGACTTCCCCACATCACCGCCGAGCAGACCGCGAAGGAAGCAGCCCGGCGGCAACTCCTCGACCGTCAACGGGCGGCGCTGCTACGGGGGGAGTCTCCCCCTCAGAGTGCCCCTCGCCCCGAGCAGCCCGGCACCGCGCAACCCGTCCTCATGCCCATGAGCCGTGTGGACTCTCTGCGCCTGTTCTGGCCGCTTAGGAAATCGGTGAAAGCTCGCCCGGTGCGGGCCTTCTACCGGCCCCCGACGCTGGCCGCTCCCGTGACCTTCGGGTATCACCGGATGGGCGGCGTGCTGCCCGAGCTGCGCCGTGCGGGGGTCTCCCGCGAGTGGCAACGGCTCCTCTCCAGTGTGAGCGCCGCTGGATGCGCTGGAGGGCGCGTGCTGGGCAACCAGGGGCGCAACCTCTCGCGGATTGTGGAGGGGCTGCGCTCGCGCTGCTACCTGCGGGTCTCGGACTCGGGGCGCCCGCTGTCAGCCCGTGAGCAAGTCGTCTTGGTGGTGGAGAGCAAGGGGGAGAGTGGGGAGAGCTTCGCGCGGGACCTCGGCATGTCCCCCTCGACCTTCTACGAGGCGCTACGCCACCCGCTCGCCTACTTATGGATCAGGACCCAGAAAGTCCAACAGACAGACCTTGACGGTGCCCGGCGCAACGTAGCGACGTGCTTCACCGTGGCGCTCTACGACCCGCCTCTGCCTGGGGACCTGGAGACGGCCTGCTACGCGGAGCCAGTGGAGGAGAGCGGTGTTTTCGTCGTCCCAGTGTGTATCTCCGAAGATGACAGGACTAAAAAGAACCCAACACCACTTACGAAGAACGAAGAGGCCTGTGGAAAACTC is a genomic window containing:
- a CDS encoding recombinase family protein, whose product is MRIGYGRVSTREQSLDRQLDALREAGCERVYVDKISTRKDFQRRAEWVRMWDTLREGDTLLVHELDRMGRDVRDLLEIVRQLEARGVQLVILSGMFNGMNTSTPLGKLLFQMAAAFGQYERDVNRSRTLDGLRAARERGSVGGRRNKLSPEDAALCVSLYRDPNVSVASIARRFGVSTLTVRRYVARAEGSKIDKSEVSGSSVRLGAITDEASIPRNDDLSGQPQTPPEGPEVDARGGREGNRGSRGRAEAV